AAGTTATCTGATACTTGTAGATTAAGTAGaaaatttagttaaaaaaattaaccACTTTAGAAGTTAAATTTCATTCTAAATTTTCAATTTGCTTCAGATTTCTTTACATGTGCATATGATCAGTACATATATTTCGACTAATTTGTAGTATTGAATATATATGTCTAATAAATGCATAcgaaattatataattaatttaaaacataCTTCAATAATATAAGCATGGCTACTTTGGCAGCATTATGCATCAATGAAATATGCAAGATAATTATTATATCATGAAGATGAATTCTCAAATTTACGTAGACTACAAATAGATTTATATGCATATACACGGCATAAATTAAGTTAGTCATAATACATGCTTAACTACAGATATATATACTGAACTATGACAAATTATAGATCAAAAGTAACTATAGAAATACTAACCAGGTTTGGTAATACTAGAATCCATTTTGATCTTCTCCTAGATCCACACTCTAGTTATCTTCTCCTAGATTCACACTCTAGTTTCTCTTTTGCATAATGGGTCAAAAAATTATGAGAATGTGTTGTGTTCTAGCAGGGATCGAATTGATCATACTTATACTGCTGTAATAGCAGAGCAGATATGTCAGTTCCCTCCATCAAAGAACTGCCAAATAACTTCCTTTCCCAACCAATACGTCTTAATGAATCAGTAAAAATTGAATTAGAATTCAAACAGATGTAACGATGTATAACCTATGTTTGATTATGTCCAAAAGCTATATGTAGTAAACTATGTGTATACGtgtattaaatttattttttgttttatactgtgtatcatttatatataaatatatgtcatGAGTtcataatgtaatattatatacaTTGATATTACAATCATTTTCTTTGAGAATGCTTTAAATTATTCTTCATCTCAAGAGTGTGTGAACAAATTTCTTTTACACTGTCTACTGCAGGATATGGGAAAGGTTTCTCCTGCATACATATTTGCTGCTTTCATTCCTGCTGTGATGATAGCAGGGCTTTACTTTTTCGACCACAGTGTTGCCTCGCAACTGGCTCAACAAAAGGAGTTCAATCTAAAGAAACCTTCAGCTTACCATTACGACATCTTGTTGCTTGGATTCATGGTATGTACTGATTGCACTATCTTGTTGCTTGGATTTATGTTCTAGTACATGTATTGATGGTGATAGTTAAAATTGGTCATAGACGCTACTTTGTGGACTAATTGGTTTACCTCCATCTAATGGAGTCTTGCCACAATCGCCAATGCACACAAAAAGCCTAGCAGTTCTCAAGAGGCAGGTAAATACAGGACATGTCAGGtttttattttacaatatttttctgGTGATTGAGGTAAATTTAGATGACTGACTAATCTTATCCATATGCAGTTGATGCGAAGAAAAATGGTGGAGAGTGCCAAAGAAAGCATAAAGCAGAAAGCCAGCAACTCTGAAATCTACGGAAAAATGCAAGCTGTGTTCATCGAAATGGACAGCGGTTCATTTGTAAGCCCTCTAAATCACAACACTATTCTCAAAAGGAATATGTTTTGTCTAGAAAATCTTTATCAGACAAGAATATTTTTGTGTCCTTCCTAAATGGTTTCTGGTGCAGACTAGTTCAGATGTACAGGAGCTGGAAGACTTAAAGGAGGCAGTCATGAAAGGTAAAAGCGAATTGGAGAATGCAAAGGAGACATTTGATCCTGAGAAGCACATTGATGCACACTTACCAGTCCGAGTTAACGAGCAGAGATTGAGCAACCTGCTACAGTCACTTCTTGTTGCAGCATCGGTCTTTGCCATGCCTGTAATAAAAAAGATACCTACATCAGTTCTCTGGGGATATTTCGCCTACATGGCCATAGACAGTCTGCCTGGAAACCAATTCTGGGAAAGAATGCTTCTTCTTTTTGTAACTCCTGGCAGACGATACAAGTAATATGTCACTTCTCTTAAGCACCTCTTTGAGCAGTTTAAACCATTTGTTGAACAAAATACTGATACTCAAACACTTTGGCAGGGTCTTGGAAAAAGTTCATGCTTCGTTTGTGGAGTTGGTTCCATACAAATACATGGCCATATTTACACTCTTTCAATTTGTGTATTTCCTGCTGTGTTTTGGTGTGACATGGATTCCTATAGCCGGAATATTATTCCCATTGCCATTCTTCCTTCTCATCAGCATAAGACAGTATCTCCTTCCCAAGTTGTTTCACCCACGTTACCTTCGGGAACTCGATGCAGCCGAATATGAGGAAATCACTGGCGCCCCAAGACTCTCTCTTAGCCTCTCTCTCAGGgtacataaacataagcataattaATAACCATTTATTGTTACATCTGACTATCAAATATAATAACTCATAAATGTACTGATTTTGTATCAGGGAAGAGAATCACCCAGATTAGGGGAGGAAGATGGAGTTGAGATGTGTGATGGTGAGATATTAGACGAGTTAACAACGAGCAGAGGAGAAGTGAAGGTCAGAGCTATGAGTTTCAGTGAAGACAAACTTAGTCAGGTAAAGTACCAAGTGATATAATACTAGCTTTCAACATAGTTACATGCTTaataatgaggcatatgaatgATATTGTTTGAGTGAAACATCTTTGATGATAGGAAACTTAGTATCCTCATATGTTTTGGCTAATTGTCTTTTTGCAGATTCATCCTGGGGATATTGTTGAGGACAAAGAATGACGAAATATGAGTTGGACTAATGTGTCAACTTGTTATACACATGATTTTCCCACAAGGGGTACTTGAATTTTCAGAAGCATATACATGATTACAGAAAATTATGAATATTAGAAGGCTAATATACCAAAAAAGGTGTAGTAATGGTAGGTTAGTGAATGTTGGAAGATTGAATTTTTGTTGTGCTAAGGACTCTCTCTTACACAATTGAAGTAATATTTAACATGCAGACATTACTcaaatattttatgttttaaaaatactAAATTATTTGTATCAAATATTTAGATTGGACTCGTATAGGAAAGAAAATGCATCAGTATTTACATTAGGCCAGAAACAAACAAGTATAACTGTTTAGAATCTAAAAGAGTTTGGGCTTTTAACGGCTTCCTATATGGGCTGTTAGAGGAAGTAGTACAGGAAAGATTGGGCTTTTAATGGGCTATTAGAAAATATTTCAGAATATAATTTGGGCATTAAATGGGGGTTTCTTGGGAAGTTAGGCGGGACCGTACTTTGGGATATGAacaaatttgaatttttattcAGTTAATGATTTTATAATTTAAGTCAAAAGATGCTCTTATTTTTAACTATTAAGCCCTATTTATGATTTCATCTACGCTGTTCATAATATTTTGTCAAAAATAAATATTGTTCATAATATAAGCGATCAATTTGgggtactttttttttctttttcttttgaagtgacaacttagttttatttaaacgTAAAACTcaataattctcataaacattcGTATTATATGATTAAAGAGATGCTCAAATTTCTTGtgagtatttatatatatatatatatatatgagtaatgGTAGATCAAATCTTAAATTGCACAGTCAAATTACACCATAATATAAGTAATTTTAACTATACAAGCAAATATTACGTGGATTTCACTTTAAAATATTCATGAATTAATTATGTCATAaactaatttttatataaaaatatgagaAACTAAACTTATAAagcaaaaattattaaaaaatatatagaataatttttttttgaaaaaaaatatatagttctgcaaactttattaaaaaaacttataaaatatGATTTCTTCTTTAAGTTACCTGCCTGTTATAGTGTATAATTTAAGTATCCAAATTGAAAATGTATGCTGTTGACATGTGGTTTCAACGCGCGGAGCCACTTATTAATCCTCacttaaaattcaaaatataacttgaacttaactaaaaaaaattatttacaaaatagtCTATTCATCAACCCCAACATTTACACTTACCCAGTACCTACTGTGATTATAAATCTTATTTTGATGTGCATGTACCAACCAACCTACTTTAATAACACTAATAACTGctctcactttttttttttttttgaaaaatctgCTCTTTCATAAAGTAACGTGGATGAGCTTAAAACTCTATATTGTATTGTAGTAATTCTTCTAGGGAATATACTATTTTCGTTTTATGCAAAATACCATAAATGCTTCCCAATTTTCGTAAATATCAAAATAGTATTCTCTAATTTGTTGTTTATACTAAAATAGTACTCTAGACTTATTTTTtgatcaaaattatttttttgaagaCATTTTTACCCCTCacttatatattttgtttataattaaaagttatttatagttatttaataaattaaataaacttaaataaaatgtaaataataataaaacttaaataaatttatataatttaattaaataataatactataaatttatttaagttaaaatcaaatatcaaataataataaaatataatacttgattttatttattttattcttattttttattatttctttaagtttatatattcttaaaaataaagcttaagtattattattattattttattaatagaattaaaactaattttaattatagaCAAAATATATAGGTGATGGTAAAATGttctttgaaaaaataaatttgattaaaaatagGTTTAGGTACCATTTTAGTATGATATTAATTTTGAaggatagtatttttttttataattattattttagattttttattatttacattttatttaagtttatttaatttattaaataattataaataactttaaTTATAAACAAAATATTTAAATGAAAGGTAAAAGTGCCTTAAAAAAAACTTTGACAAAAAATAGATTTAGAGTACTATTTTGGTATAAACAACAAgatagggtactattttgatatTTAGTTAGGCAAAGGAGCAAAATGGTATATTACTGTAggggaattctcttataggggcttcactttaagccctattggTGGGGCTCTTAGTGTTCTCAACCTTTTgacagttttcggcacgatttttttgtatgacagtgtatattgtagctatttagaacatcctgcaaattttcaaaaaactccgaatagtttacagtaccgaaactaagttcaaatatgttgttgcacgcatgactaattttttttatgcgcgtggaaatcaacatgtttgaatataattttcggtattgtaaactattcgaaattttctgaaaatttacaggatgctctaaatacctacaaaatatacggttataaaaaaatcgcgccgaaaactattcacaggtCGAAAAATACTGAGAACCCTATCGGTATGGCTTAAAGTGTTCTCAACCTTTTgacagttttcggcacgatttttttgtatgacagtgtatattgtagctatttagaacatcctgcaaattttcaaaaaattccgaatagtttacagtactgaaactaagttcaaatatgttgttgcacgcgtgactaatttttttaatgcgcgtggaaatcaacatgtttgaatatagttttcggtattgtaaactattcgaaattttctgaaaatttacaggatgctctaaatatctACAAAAtatacggttataaaaaaaaatcgcgccgaaaactattcacaggtCGAAAAATACTAAGAACACTATCGATATAGCTTAAAGTGAAACCATATGGAAATTGAGAATTGTCCTTTTGTATTGTTTCCCATTTtcctataataatatataaattaatatcaGGGAGGATTTTGTCCATGTGGCACGTAATTTTCATTATAAAAGTGCACAAAATATCCAAGTTTCCTCAAAAAAAGCGCAACTAGGTCACTATAGCACGCTCTTCCACGTGTATATCTTATCCACTTCTGTTACCACCGACCTGCGATCGACTACGGTAGTGTTTACTTGTACCTTTTCAATCGTGCTCAAGAGGTCGTACTCTAAAGTCTAAAATACCCTTTCTTCGGTTGAAAGACTCTAGAGGTCCTTAGAAACATCCAGTTTAAAGCATAGACGTTTTATATTTTGACTATAATAAAACGGATAAAAATTACCAGTCTATTTTTGGATTCAATTTTTTCTCTCAAAACCACCGAAAACCCCCTCTTCTTGCTCTAATGGCGACCAGTTCTCTCACATCTTTCCGTCCCGCTCCGATCCAAGCATCGTCGTCGTCCACTTCCTCAAGAAAACCCGATCCAAGTCGCCGCAAGCCAGGTTCTGCCAACTGGTGGGCCCCGCTCTTTGGCTACCAGTCCGATCCGGAGTACATCAGCAACTCAACCGGAGAACCGAACGCGGCCTCGGATTCCGAAGCTGAGTCGGAACGGCCCAGATCCAGATTCTCCTTGGGTTGCTTCACCGAGGAGAAGGCGAAACAACTTCGGAGGAAGACCTTGGAGAGCTCCACGTTCCACGACGTGATGTACCACTCGGCAATCGCTTCTCGGCTAGCCATCGACTTTTCGAACCGACCCGAAAAGTAACGGGTCTCGTTCGGAGCTCCGGTTAGTTCCTCGGTACCCGTTCTTTTTTTAATCCGGCGCGGTTGGGGTTATGGAGCTTTTGTTATAGAATAACTTTTGGTTTGTGTTGTTGTCCCTGGCTTGGCATTATCAAAAAAAGCGGTCTTGTATTCTTGTTTAATCTGCAGGGTCAAGATCCATTAACAACTTCtttgtattttgtaattttttttaatctgaaTCGTTTATGGACGGCTATGACTGTAttcttgtttttattattattttttaatttattaatcatgGTTATGGTGTtatggatgatgatgatgatgatgatgaatctGATGGTTGAGAAATGAGAAACCAACAATCCAGATAGGCCATGAGATTTATGACCAAGGGAGGTTTATTCAAGGAAACATTTTTGATCGGGAATATTTTAAGATGTTGGATAAGATGAGACCACTTTGGCCAACTAGAACTATCTCTATATAGTCTATTGCATAAAAAGAGAACCTTTTATCAATTTAATTAGTTCGCACCTTCTGAAATCATTTTGTTTGACTACTATTTCTTTTGTTAAGGTTCGAGTTCATGATCTCAAAACAAGACGACCCCTTTTTATTAAATCTGTAAATTGACGATGATAAAAGCATGTTATCTGTGATTTGATTAATATAGTGTGACTATTAAGATTCATTGGAATCGACTTGTAGATTAATCAACCTATTTAAACAAATCAACTAATGATCTAACTTCCAAGATTACCAAAAATATTCGAAACAAACCAAAAGGGTTTCATAGCACGGTATGTGTTTGAGTGTGAGAGAGAGGGATCGTAATGCAAACTTATGCGTTGTAAAATTGAAAGTTTATTTCAGCAAAATAAATTGTCTAGTTTAAGAATAATTAGGGTGCGTTTGGGCAATCCTAATTGCATAATTAGGAGTAATTGCTCAATTTAGCTTATTTGTGTGATAATGTAATTATACAATAATGATGTAATTGAGGGTTCTAATTACATTTTTTAATTCTCATAGCCTTATGAGAATTAGGTGTAATTATACTGTTTAATtactaattattattaattttaaataatatttattacataattttaatttgttgtgtaattattaattattttaacaaATAAGAtcattattgtattttaaaaCATAGTGTAATTAATACCTAATAATGTAATTATACAGTTGTTTCTAAATACGTTTTTAGTAAAGAAGAATGACAAGATAAGAGattgaaaaataattataatCAATCACATGTTTTAATAGTTTCTTTTTTGCTCGTGATCTTCTACTCCATATATAATTGACTTCATTCATATAACTTATTATTTGCCTAATAATGGAGTTTGACATTTAAATCTTCAATTATACATATGATTTTTGGTTTTCGCATTAAAGATGGAAAAGCAACGTATGTCTCTCTTTAAGTTAGAACATCACGTATTAAACAAGAAAAATACTTTGGAGGTAAGGTGCCAAATTCATGAAAGTAATAGCCGCACTTGAGAATGTGAAAATTATTTTGAGAATGAATACAATTAGTAATAGGAACACAAAGTGAGAAAAATGTACAATTTATGTGAATGTATTTAGATGAATAGCAAAAATTAGAGGTGTTTATCCAATCCAATATGTATTATTTTGGTCATAATCAATTCAATTTTATATATTGGATGTGATTTAATCAGTACTCTAGTTCAAAACAAATTCAATCTGAAAAATGTATATTGAATTAGTTATTTTATATCggttacttttttaaaaaaaattaaaggttatttattaattttaattcttTTTAACCAATATTTATAATTTCACCTTTTGAAAAACAAAATTAGTATTCAACATCAAATTTTAtaacaaaatataataaaattaaatataacacaCATTTAAATTTTATACAAGAACTAAAAATAGAATttacaaattaaaattttaagtGGTACTAaaatacttttatttattttttgaaataattattattatattcacTTATATCAAATATACAAAACTTTAAAACTAttattttacatatatttttaaaatatttctataaATATAAGGTGGAATGTACTTTCAATATTAAAAGTACGGCACAAgtgcaaattttaaaaaatttaatccaaTACATTATGCACAAATATATGCATTTTGCGGATTGAATTATATCGTGCGAATTGGATTAGACCAGTTAAATCTTTAACACCCCTAGCAAAAATGTCTCATTCTTTTGTGATGATTCTCTCTTTCAAACTTCAATCTAAGTTTTTTTTGTTATGCAACTTAATTTAGATTAGATGATTTTGATTAGCCATGCCTAACATGCATATTCTGGATTTTTCATATCCATCTTTATGTGTATATACTCTGTGGTACCACCTGCTAGAAAGCTAGTGTAATATGCCACAAATCTTATTTGTCACGTACAATTTTCTTGCTGTGCTAAGTAGGAAGATCCACTTGGTGCCCTCAGGAGTGGCCACGTGGTATGTACTTTTTCTAGTAGAGAAGCTTCCCACTAAGATGTCTTTACTCAACAGTACCTGTAAGAGTATCTCCTACCCGACGGGTTTAccccatatatataaatatctattctatataaaaagtgtgtaaataacggaaattttttgttttaacggttttttaattttttcagttaactttaacagaatattcttatatttaaccgtagattgtaaacatgacttaaacttaaataaataaataattaaacaaattaaaataagatatttttgagatattttaccatgataattatttaaaaataataaaatcatatattttataacttaaataaaatttaatcaaacttaatattatattaaacatataatatacaatTATTTGTTGTCACTGCTAcattcaaaaactagaataaacattaatttaaacaaaaataaattaattaattaattaaaataagatattttatgataatttaaataattaaatcatatttatttaaaaataataaaaacatgtatattatttttttatcttataaatttgtgtgatagtttgtttttatcAGGTGATTGGAGCtttttttattcatcaaattcaccaaaggacattgcgagatatattataatctaaaaatagttgatgcagaTATACTATTGTCTAtattatgactttttctattcttattttatttctattatcaatttctttttaaatattattctattttatatatatgtcatgtagtcatgtaaatatataactATGTCAATGTTATGTTTAGATGTTatgtaaaaattattaatataaatatttatatataatatagaactataattcattcgattataaatatatattttaaaaaaataatgaaccagtttttattaaaattatatacaatatttataattttaaaattaagcaagcgtgcattgcacgttgattttacctagtatatatatatatatatatatatggggttATTGTGCTGAATGACTCCAACTAAACGGGATCACTAACAGTATTTAGCCATGTGTCAACCGTGATACAGCATATTCACTATTCACAacggcaaattttttttttacaaatataaatatatttatatcttatatatatataaacataagaGTATTATTTGAGTCTATATTTTATATTgggttttttaaattataaatacatatataatttaattttttaaataaaatttcaaatatttcataattaattttaatttgtgtaaaaattcttactctacactataagaaaataaaattaacattgaaattgattaaatatacaaaagataattaaaatattacaaacttACATTCTAATATTAAAATCAAATACACCAAACATAAAAtggaaaacaatatatatatatatatataacacaagACAAACTAAGACATACttctaataattttaaaaattattcccAGTTCCGCCAAGATAGTCATAATATTGACTATAATCTTGTGAAGGATTTTGAGATCGTTGTGTTCATCTTCAGCTCATTTTCTGTGTTCTTCTTCATATTGAGATCTTTGGAACTGAAATGCTCAATATTGAGATCCTTCTCATTGTTCTCCATGCTCGGATGTTTGTGCTCTTGATCTGTAAATTTTTCTCTTTTTGCTTTGAATAAATTGGCAAAACTCTGGATCGGATATAAAATTCATATccgtaaataaaattttattctcTTCTCTCATTCTAGCCACATCAACATTTTGTCCCAGAAGTTCATTTCTTTCAAAGCTATCCTTTTCTATAACGTTGACAAATTTTTTACTTTGATTCATTAATTTCTTAAATTATTCATcacttttttgtttttcttttgctTTTTTCACACTGATAGGTCTTTCAGATAAATTAATAAGAACTTCCTCATCATTCATATTAAGATCAAATGAACTCATACCGGTGGGTGCCAGATTTTATagtcaatattattattaacTATAAAGTCAATATATCCACAcacaaaaatattattattataaaatcgAACACAATCGAAGATTCATTTGGACAGACTTTATATCCCAGTCAGATACAA
This genomic interval from Humulus lupulus chromosome 8, drHumLupu1.1, whole genome shotgun sequence contains the following:
- the LOC133796337 gene encoding boron transporter 4; this encodes MESFKAPFRGIANDVRGRASCYKQDWISGLCSGTGILAPTTYIFFASALPVIAFGEQLSRDTDGSLSTVETLASTAICGIMHSILGGQPLLILGVAEPTVIMYTYLFNFAKGREDLGRELFLAWAGWVCVWTALLLFLLAIFNACTIINRFTRIAGELFGMLISVLFIQEAIKGMVSEFEIPKAEDPSLEKYQFQWLYANGLLGIIFTFGLLVTALKSRRARSWWYGTGWFRSFIADYGVPLMVLVWTALSFSVPRKVPSGVPRRLYSPLPWDSTSLRHWTVIQDMGKVSPAYIFAAFIPAVMIAGLYFFDHSVASQLAQQKEFNLKKPSAYHYDILLLGFMTLLCGLIGLPPSNGVLPQSPMHTKSLAVLKRQLMRRKMVESAKESIKQKASNSEIYGKMQAVFIEMDSGSFTSSDVQELEDLKEAVMKGKSELENAKETFDPEKHIDAHLPVRVNEQRLSNLLQSLLVAASVFAMPVIKKIPTSVLWGYFAYMAIDSLPGNQFWERMLLLFVTPGRRYKVLEKVHASFVELVPYKYMAIFTLFQFVYFLLCFGVTWIPIAGILFPLPFFLLISIRQYLLPKLFHPRYLRELDAAEYEEITGAPRLSLSLSLRGRESPRLGEEDGVEMCDGEILDELTTSRGEVKVRAMSFSEDKLSQIHPGDIVEDKE
- the LOC133796338 gene encoding uncharacterized protein LOC133796338, encoding MATSSLTSFRPAPIQASSSSTSSRKPDPSRRKPGSANWWAPLFGYQSDPEYISNSTGEPNAASDSEAESERPRSRFSLGCFTEEKAKQLRRKTLESSTFHDVMYHSAIASRLAIDFSNRPEK